The Breoghania sp. genome has a segment encoding these proteins:
- a CDS encoding pyruvate kinase, whose protein sequence is MTPINLGEILNEIEALRSTIVTDSKTIAHRWAGWIEDDSFHASAMNFSHYLALRRQDIRPLQERMSRCGLSSLGRAEGRVIPTLDAVANLLRVATGQRPHLVPLNDDFYAGAARISARSEQLFGRLSPHSPVSLLVTLPSEAAEDPDFALRLAGLGVEAVRINCAHDNEAAWDRMIANVEKAAEKSNWRMKVLMDLAGPKLRTGALREVKGGKRIWSGDELAITLPGELKSAPEHVLAIECTNPRALRSVETGNRVLIDDGKVVSEITQCLPWGVMVRIVTAPKNKGYKLKSEKGLNFPDTDLEIDALTPCDIEALSFIAHRADGVEYSFVQTPEDVALLQSHLARERPHDWQKLGLVLKIETEQAIRNLPDMIVRAAGRQPTAVMIARGDLAAEIGFARLAEMQEEILWLCEAAQVPVIWATQVLEGFVKTGIPSRGEMTDAAMAARAECVMLNKGPHLFEVISELDKLIARMSEHMQKKSPQLRPLKSW, encoded by the coding sequence ATGACACCAATCAACCTCGGCGAAATTCTCAATGAGATCGAGGCATTACGCTCAACGATCGTGACCGACTCGAAAACGATCGCCCACCGTTGGGCCGGCTGGATCGAGGATGACTCGTTTCATGCCAGCGCGATGAACTTCAGCCACTATCTCGCGTTGCGCCGTCAGGACATCCGCCCTCTGCAAGAGCGCATGAGCCGATGCGGTCTGTCGTCTCTGGGGCGTGCGGAAGGGCGCGTCATCCCCACGCTTGATGCGGTGGCGAACCTGTTGCGCGTCGCAACCGGCCAAAGGCCCCACCTTGTTCCGCTGAATGACGATTTTTATGCGGGCGCGGCCCGGATCTCGGCGCGCAGCGAACAACTCTTCGGCAGGCTCTCCCCCCATAGCCCGGTTTCGCTGCTGGTAACGCTGCCAAGCGAAGCGGCGGAAGACCCGGACTTCGCCCTGCGTCTCGCCGGGCTTGGCGTGGAGGCGGTGCGCATCAACTGCGCACATGACAATGAAGCTGCCTGGGACCGGATGATCGCCAACGTGGAAAAGGCGGCGGAGAAGAGCAACTGGCGAATGAAGGTGCTGATGGACCTGGCGGGCCCCAAGCTTCGCACTGGCGCCCTGCGCGAGGTGAAAGGCGGCAAGCGGATCTGGAGCGGCGATGAACTCGCGATCACCCTGCCCGGAGAACTCAAGTCCGCGCCCGAGCATGTTCTGGCAATCGAATGCACGAATCCGCGGGCGTTAAGGTCGGTGGAAACCGGCAATCGCGTTCTCATCGATGACGGAAAAGTCGTATCAGAAATCACGCAATGTCTTCCCTGGGGCGTCATGGTGCGGATCGTGACCGCGCCGAAGAACAAGGGTTACAAGCTGAAATCGGAAAAGGGGCTGAATTTTCCCGACACCGATCTGGAAATCGATGCCCTCACGCCGTGCGATATCGAGGCGCTCTCCTTCATCGCCCATCGCGCGGACGGGGTGGAGTATTCCTTTGTCCAGACGCCCGAGGACGTGGCCCTGCTTCAAAGCCACCTTGCGCGCGAACGCCCGCATGACTGGCAGAAACTTGGCCTCGTCCTCAAGATCGAGACGGAGCAGGCCATCCGCAACCTGCCGGACATGATTGTGCGAGCGGCCGGACGCCAGCCGACTGCCGTCATGATCGCGCGCGGCGATCTGGCAGCGGAAATCGGCTTTGCCCGTCTTGCGGAGATGCAGGAGGAAATCCTGTGGCTGTGCGAGGCGGCACAGGTGCCCGTGATCTGGGCGACGCAGGTGCTGGAAGGCTTTGTGAAGACCGGCATTCCCTCGCGCGGCGAGATGACGGACGCCGCCATGGCCGCGCGCGCAGAATGCGTGATGCTGAACAAGGGACCGCATCTGTTCGAGGTCATCAGCGAGCTGGACAAGCTGATCGCGCGCATGAGCGAGCATATGCAGAAAAAGTCGCCGCAGCTGCGCCCGCTCAAAAGCTGGTGA
- a CDS encoding PepSY domain-containing protein, translated as MNKLLIAAVFAFAPLAANAMPAVGDMVGMDPAQAKAALEKAGCLEPDFEAEDGRIEAKCHDADMKRWEVYIDPATGKVVKVKAND; from the coding sequence ATGAACAAGCTTCTGATCGCCGCCGTCTTCGCTTTCGCTCCCCTTGCGGCCAATGCCATGCCGGCGGTGGGCGACATGGTCGGCATGGATCCTGCGCAAGCAAAGGCGGCCCTTGAGAAGGCCGGTTGTCTGGAGCCGGACTTCGAAGCTGAAGACGGCCGCATTGAAGCCAAATGCCACGATGCCGACATGAAGCGCTGGGAGGTCTATATCGACCCGGCCACCGGCAAGGTCGTCAAGGTGAAGGCCAATGATTGA
- a CDS encoding cytochrome b/b6 domain-containing protein: MIDPAFEDETGGAVAPPDPWDPLVRITHWLVAAAVLVNGLIDKPGGITHVWIGWGVLAVLATRLAWGFIGPAEARFSSFPPSPRAALAHLRDLRQGKPKEHRSHNPAGTLMVYALWASLAIVVVTGLVMTEAKSPVTIAQEKIAVAAGDWSMLAAASERDEDNELKDVAEEVHGAFANLLLILAAFHVGGVVVESRALRRNLVRPMLYGKRKR; the protein is encoded by the coding sequence ATGATTGATCCCGCCTTCGAGGATGAGACGGGGGGCGCTGTTGCGCCGCCCGACCCCTGGGATCCGCTTGTGCGCATCACCCACTGGCTGGTGGCGGCCGCCGTTCTGGTGAACGGCCTGATCGACAAGCCCGGCGGCATCACGCATGTGTGGATCGGCTGGGGCGTTCTGGCCGTTCTGGCGACACGGCTGGCATGGGGGTTCATCGGACCGGCGGAGGCGCGTTTCTCCTCCTTCCCGCCCTCGCCGCGCGCCGCCCTCGCCCATCTTCGGGATCTCCGCCAGGGCAAGCCGAAAGAGCACCGCTCGCACAATCCGGCAGGCACGCTGATGGTCTACGCATTGTGGGCGAGCCTTGCCATCGTGGTCGTCACAGGCCTCGTCATGACAGAGGCAAAAAGCCCGGTGACAATAGCGCAGGAGAAGATCGCGGTCGCCGCCGGCGACTGGTCGATGCTTGCCGCAGCGTCGGAAAGGGACGAGGATAACGAGCTGAAGGACGTGGCCGAGGAGGTGCATGGCGCGTTCGCCAACCTGCTTCTGATCCTCGCGGCCTTTCACGTTGGCGGTGTCGTTGTTGAAAGCCGGGCATTACGTCGGAACCTCGTGCGGCCGATGCTGTATGGAAAACGCAAGAGATGA
- a CDS encoding helix-turn-helix transcriptional regulator: MKSSEQRGKAHTTSVVLAALLVFQMTAAIFFVADALADLINAPASPESALEALVSVALGVGVAMGIWQLRLTLRRMRAQDRALDSARGSLAQVIDTQFSQWRLTPAEQDVGLLALKGLDVAQIAEIRGAASGTVRAQLTSIYAKAGVSGRAQFAAWFVEDLLEPNSDMRELARRSASPKQTPGTPDNRRAAN, from the coding sequence ATGAAAAGCAGCGAGCAACGCGGCAAGGCACATACGACGTCGGTGGTCCTTGCCGCCCTTCTGGTGTTTCAGATGACGGCGGCGATCTTTTTCGTTGCCGACGCTCTCGCCGACCTCATCAATGCGCCAGCCTCCCCCGAAAGCGCGCTCGAAGCCCTGGTGTCCGTGGCTCTTGGCGTCGGCGTCGCGATGGGCATCTGGCAATTGCGACTGACACTAAGGCGCATGCGCGCGCAGGATCGGGCGCTCGACAGTGCGCGCGGCTCCCTCGCCCAGGTGATCGACACCCAGTTTTCGCAGTGGCGATTGACGCCCGCAGAACAGGACGTGGGTTTGCTGGCCCTTAAGGGGCTCGATGTGGCGCAGATTGCGGAGATCCGAGGCGCCGCCTCTGGGACCGTGCGTGCGCAGCTCACCAGTATCTACGCGAAGGCCGGGGTTTCAGGACGCGCGCAGTTCGCGGCATGGTTCGTCGAGGACCTGCTGGAACCCAACAGCGATATGCGCGAACTCGCCCGAAGGAGCGCATCGCCGAAGCAAACGCCCGGAACCCCGGATAATCGGCGCGCGGCAAACTGA
- a CDS encoding MerR family transcriptional regulator — protein sequence MSGSRLEFEMRIGELSKRTGVSVRMLRYYEAQGLLNPPRTPSGYRSYGMNDVDTVDRVLTLNNVGIPLASVSGLLTCVRSKTDKHPPCDALKAKITEHLAKIDGQLAALEATKKVLSEMIEA from the coding sequence ATGTCAGGGTCAAGGTTGGAATTCGAGATGCGCATTGGCGAGCTATCGAAAAGGACGGGCGTGAGTGTCCGGATGTTGCGGTACTATGAGGCGCAGGGGCTCTTGAACCCACCTCGCACGCCGTCGGGATATCGAAGCTATGGAATGAACGACGTCGATACTGTGGATCGGGTTTTGACCCTCAACAATGTGGGGATCCCGCTGGCCAGCGTCTCCGGTCTCCTGACATGTGTGCGTTCCAAGACCGACAAACATCCTCCATGCGATGCCCTGAAGGCGAAAATCACCGAACACCTTGCAAAGATCGACGGGCAATTGGCTGCTTTGGAAGCGACGAAGAAAGTTCTGTCGGAAATGATAGAAGCCTGA
- a CDS encoding EthD domain-containing protein: MLKMITCIKKLPELSLADFYSHWDSRHAALIRKHAEVLGIRHYVQNAPYGDGSAQKALEFGRSAPSFGFDGCAELWWDDLESHLSARKTCVGKKALQEIIEDEKRFVDLESSLLWYCSERPIFQTGTAF, from the coding sequence ATGCTCAAGATGATCACATGTATCAAGAAACTGCCGGAACTCAGCCTGGCTGACTTCTACTCCCATTGGGATAGCCGCCATGCAGCGCTGATCCGCAAACATGCGGAGGTCCTGGGGATCCGCCATTATGTCCAGAACGCCCCTTACGGCGATGGATCCGCCCAGAAGGCTCTTGAATTCGGGCGAAGCGCGCCTTCATTCGGCTTCGACGGATGTGCGGAGTTGTGGTGGGACGACCTAGAAAGTCATCTGTCAGCACGCAAGACATGCGTCGGCAAAAAGGCTCTTCAGGAAATCATCGAAGACGAAAAGCGCTTTGTGGATCTGGAAAGCTCCCTGCTTTGGTATTGCAGCGAGCGTCCCATTTTTCAGACAGGGACCGCCTTCTGA
- a CDS encoding MFS transporter → MGTHALTNDPATPRASPAALASWALFDWAAQPYFTLITTFVFAPYFASHLAASPVEGQALWGYAAGAAGFVIALTSPILGAIADAAGRRKPWIAAFSVMLMAGSAALWFAAPGSSGAVVFALVAYAVATLGAEYATVFNNAMMPDLVSPKHLGRLSGMGWAMGYMGGLASLVIVLGFLAADAETGRTILGFAPAFGLDPATHEGDRAAGPLTAIWYMVFVLPLFFFVPDTPLRIPVRRAIRLGIANLQVSVRHARQERSLWMFLAASMAYRDALTALFAFGGIFAAGQLGWQTLQIGLFGILLTVTGTLGALLGGFLDDRLGPKPVLIGSVAILTACCIAIVSIDRETVLFIIHIAQPETGGLFASLPEQLYLVLGGLIGAAAGPLQAASRTLLVRLSQPDRMTEAFGLYALAGKATSFIGPVAVAFVTSVSGSQRIGISAIIALFVLGGVMLAKVPVRQG, encoded by the coding sequence TTGGGAACCCATGCCCTGACGAATGATCCCGCCACCCCTCGCGCCTCGCCTGCCGCACTCGCTTCTTGGGCGCTGTTCGACTGGGCGGCGCAGCCCTATTTCACGCTGATCACCACATTCGTCTTTGCGCCCTATTTCGCCTCGCATCTCGCGGCCAGTCCGGTTGAGGGGCAGGCCCTGTGGGGCTATGCGGCGGGCGCTGCGGGCTTCGTCATCGCGCTCACGTCCCCCATTCTGGGCGCGATCGCAGATGCTGCGGGACGGCGCAAACCATGGATCGCCGCCTTCTCCGTCATGCTGATGGCAGGATCGGCGGCCCTGTGGTTCGCCGCGCCGGGATCGTCGGGGGCGGTTGTCTTCGCGCTCGTGGCCTACGCGGTTGCGACGCTTGGCGCGGAATATGCCACCGTCTTCAACAACGCCATGATGCCCGACCTCGTGAGCCCGAAACACCTTGGGCGGCTTTCCGGCATGGGCTGGGCGATGGGGTATATGGGCGGGCTCGCCAGTCTGGTCATCGTGCTGGGCTTCCTGGCAGCCGATGCCGAAACTGGGCGTACCATCCTCGGGTTTGCGCCCGCCTTCGGGCTTGATCCAGCCACACATGAAGGCGACCGGGCAGCCGGACCGCTGACCGCCATCTGGTACATGGTATTCGTGCTGCCACTCTTTTTCTTCGTGCCCGACACCCCGCTGCGCATCCCCGTGAGACGCGCCATACGGCTCGGGATCGCAAATCTCCAGGTGAGCGTCCGCCATGCGCGGCAGGAAAGGTCTCTGTGGATGTTCCTTGCCGCTTCCATGGCCTATCGCGATGCGCTGACAGCACTTTTCGCCTTTGGCGGGATTTTCGCAGCCGGGCAACTGGGCTGGCAAACGCTCCAGATAGGGCTTTTCGGCATCCTGCTGACGGTAACGGGAACGCTGGGGGCGTTGCTCGGCGGGTTTCTCGACGACCGGCTCGGCCCGAAGCCGGTGCTGATCGGATCCGTGGCGATCCTGACCGCTTGCTGTATCGCCATCGTTTCCATTGACCGCGAGACGGTGCTTTTCATCATTCATATTGCCCAACCGGAGACGGGCGGGCTCTTCGCCTCGCTGCCCGAACAGCTCTATCTCGTACTTGGCGGATTGATCGGGGCGGCGGCGGGGCCCCTTCAGGCGGCCTCCCGCACACTTCTGGTGCGGCTTTCCCAACCAGATCGGATGACGGAGGCCTTCGGGCTTTATGCACTGGCGGGGAAGGCAACGAGTTTCATCGGGCCCGTTGCAGTTGCCTTCGTGACGAGCGTTAGCGGCAGTCAACGGATCGGCATTTCCGCGATCATCGCGCTTTTTGTTTTGGGCGGAGTGATGCTTGCGAAGGTCCCTGTGCGACAGGGCTGA